One window from the genome of Salvia splendens isolate huo1 chromosome 9, SspV2, whole genome shotgun sequence encodes:
- the LOC121748928 gene encoding uncharacterized protein LOC121748928, whose amino-acid sequence MVSDSIPNASIASSNLRDFAKKKRANRSAKLKQCKLDARREQWLSHVKNKGDYKGETNGGVIASIGASVHLENQMRQPIGKLKIKTRSEEGIYGDGSSMHHYSDSDSIQSNSPTSLTSSVLGSNDSGANFTGSSRSSSSTNGSCSGNMSEEDEGDAGCDDCLDDWEAVADALAATDDKQKDSPSSENHEHSTESGSPVDASDQMFSGINIPRIHTANANSESGRTDNRRAMINCCAWRPDDACRPQTLPNLAKQYSFPLKSERHLDRGSVWVCKSVGTIPKACPICFEDLDYTDSSFCPCACGFRLCLFCHKRILEEDARCPGCRKKYEVEPIDGEATLDGGSITYRLARSCSMVARS is encoded by the exons ATGGTGTCCGATTCGATCCCCAACGCCTCCATCGCCTCATCCAACCTTAGGGATTTCGCCAAGAAGAAGAGG GCAAACCGCTCCGCTAAATTGAAGCAGTGCAAGCTTGATGCTCGTCGTGAGCAGTGGCTTTCTCACG TGAAAAATAAGGGTGATTATAAGGGGGAAACCAATGGTGGAGTGATTGCATCCATTGGGGCATCTGTGCATTTAGAAAATCAGATGAGACAACCGATAGGTAAACTGAAGATTAAGACGAGAAGTGAGGAGGGGATTTATGGAGATGGATCATCAATGCATCATTACAGTGACTCAGATTCCATACAGTCCAATAGCCCAACCAGCCTTACCAGTAGTGTTTTGGGCAGCAATGATTCTGGGGCCAATTTCACTGGAAGCAGCAGAAGCAGTAGTAGTACTAATGGTTCTTGTTCAGGGAACATGAGCGAGGAAGATGAAGGGGATGCTGGCTGTGATGATTGCTTGGATGATTGGGAAGCCGTTGCTGATGCATTGGCTGCCACTGATGACAAGCAGAAGGATTCCCCTTCTTCCGAGAATCACGAAcattctacagagtctggttcTCCGGTGGATGCAAGTGACCAGATGTTTTCAGGGATTAATATCCCTCGGATCCATACAGCCAATGCTAATTCAGAGAGTGGAAGAACTGATAATCGGAGGGCCATGATAAATTGTTGTGCTTGGAGGCCAGATGATGCTTGTCGTCCCCAGACCTTACCCAATCTGGCCAAGCAGTACAGTTTTCCATTGAAATCCGAGCGCCATCTAGACAGGGGTTCAGTATGGGTCTGTAAAAGTGTTGGAACAATCCCCAAAGCATGTCCGATATGCTTTGAGGATTTAGACTACACTGATTCAAGCTTTTGCCCCTGTGCATGTGGTTTCAGGCTCTGCCTTTTCTGTCACAAGAGAATTCTTGAGGAGGATGCCCGTTGTCCAGGCTGCAGAAAGAAGTATGAGGTTGAACCTATTGATGGAGAGGCGACACTGGACGGAGGCAGCATAACATATCGATTGGCTCGTTCTTGTAGCATGGTTGCAAGGTCTTGA
- the LOC121747467 gene encoding cytochrome P450 71A9-like: MMFLHLFLLLPIIIIFYFQAQIYKHATKLHPPGPRGLPFIGILHQFDGRSPHTYLRCLSNKYGPVMSLKLGLRLVVVISSADAVKEIMKSHDAVFSSRPLLVSLQRLTYNGLDVAFSPYNEVWREMRKISTIHLFGAKQVQSSQPIFKDEVRKMMAKIARDASSSTVVNLSETMMSLSSNSICRVAFGKTYGDEGYGKNRFFDLLRETQSLLGGFFVEDYLPWFRWVDRLLGMNKKLGKNFHDMDSFYEELIEEHMDPNRPKSMEGDIVDILLRMKENGTTSFELTLDHIKALLMNIIAGGSDTVSAALVWAMASLVKKPLLMKKLQAEIRQLAGEKKLIDEKDIEKLPYLRAVVKESLRLYPPAPLLVPRETTKKCSINGYEIEGGSTVYVNAWAIARDPAMWDNEDEFLPERFLESDLDPRGQTPELIPFGFGRRRCPGIGMAMAEMELALANVVCKFDWELPVGMKEEDIDFEVLPGITMHKKNALRLLPKLVIA; this comes from the exons ATGATGTTTCTTCACTTGTTTTTGCTTCTCCCAATAATTATCATCTTCTACTTCCAAGCACAAATATATAAACATGCCACCAAACTCCATCCACCGGGGCCCAGGGGGCTGCCGTTCATCGGAATTCTGCACCAGTTCGACGGCCGATCTCCGCACACATACCTCCGCTGCCTCTCCAACAAGTACGGCCCCGTCATGTCCCTCAAGCTCGGACTCCGGCTAGTCGTTGTGATTTCCTCAGCAGATGCCGTGAAAGAGATCATGAAATCACACGACGCCGTTTTCTCCAGCCGCCCGCTTCTTGTTTCCCTACAGAGGCTCACGTACAACGGCCTAGACGTCGCGTTTTCGCCCTACAACGAAGTGTGGAGGGAGATGAGGAAGATCTCCACCATCCATCTCTTTGGCGCGAAGCAAGTTCAATCATCTCAGCCTATTTTCAAAGATGAAGTGCGGAAGATGATGGCGAAGATTGCTAGAGACGCCTCTTCTTCCACCGTCGTTAACTTGAGCGAGACGATGATGTCGCTTTCTAGTAACTCTATATGTAGAGTTGCGTTTGGGAAGACTTAtggagatgaaggatatggaaAGAACCGTTTCTTTGATCTTCTCCGCGAAACGCAGTCGCTTCTTGGAGGTTTTTTTGTGGAGGATTACTTGCCTTGGTTTCGATGGGTTGATAGATTGCTTGGTATGAATAAAAAGCTTGGCAAGAATTTTCATGACATGGATTCTTTCTATGAAGAACTGATTGAAGAGCATATGGATCCGAATAGGCCGAAATCTATGGAGGGAGATATCGTTGATATATTGCTACGGATGAAAGAAAATGGAACGACGTCGTTTGAGCTTACACTGGACCACATCAAAGCACTACTAATG AATATAATAGCCGGAGGCAGCGACACAGTTTCAGCTGCGTTAGTGTGGGCGATGGCCTCGTTGGTGAAGAAGCCTTTGTTGATGAAGAAATTGCAAGCGGAGATAAGGCAGTTGGCTGGAGAGAAAAAATTGATCGATGAAAAAGACATAGAGAAACTTCCGTATTTAAGGGCAGTTGTGAAGGAGAGTTTGAGGTTGTATCCACCGGCTCCACTTTTAGTACCACGAGAGACGACTAAGAAATGTAGTATAAATGGTTATGAAATCGAAGGTGGAAGTACGGTGTATGTCAATGCTTGGGCTATTGCAAGAGATCCTGCGATGTGGGATAACGAGGATGAGTTCTTGCCTGAGAGGTTTTTGGAGTCTGACCTTGATCCGAGGGGCCAGACTCCGGAGTTGATCCCGTTTGGATTCGGGCGAAGAAGGTGTCCGGGGATCGGAATGGCGATGGCTGAGATGGAACTTGCATTGGCGAATGTTGTGTGCAAATTTGATTGGGAATTGCCGGTTGGAATGAAAGAAGAGGATATTGATTTTGAGGTTTTGCCTGGAATCACAATGCATAAGAAGAATGCTCTTCGCCTTCTTCCCAAGCTCGTGATTGCATAG